From one Eptesicus fuscus isolate TK198812 chromosome 21, DD_ASM_mEF_20220401, whole genome shotgun sequence genomic stretch:
- the CLEC18B gene encoding C-type lectin domain family 18 member B, whose translation MLWLEPSSGVGGHGPGLLPMLLALLCVAWAEVRPLQLREEQAPMPGALSRKEGFLLLSLHNRLRSRVHPPAANMQRLDWSESLARQAQARAALCGVPASSRVPPQGTTSQVGWNVQLLPVGVASFVHVVGLWFAEGQRYSHEAAECALNATCTHYTQLVWATSSQLGCGHHSCSGDQAGMEAFVCAYFPGGNWEVNGQPIVPYKKGAWCSLCTASVSGCFKAWDHAGGLCEVPRNPCRMSCRNNGQLNVSTCHCHCPPGYTGRFCQVRCSMQCVHGRFREEECSCVCDVGYGGAQCATKVHFPFHTCDLRIDGDCFMVSSEADTYYGAKMKCQGKGGVLAQIESQKVQDILAFYLGRLETTNEVTDSDFETRNFWIGLTYKTAKDAFRWTTGEHQSFTSFAFGQPDNQGFGNCVELQASAAFNWNDQRCKTRNRYICQFAQEHISRWDPGP comes from the exons ATGCTCTGGCTGGAGCcctcctctggggtggggggccacgggcctggcctcctgcccaTGCTCCTGGCTCTCCTTTGTGTGGCCTGGGCAGAGGTGCGGCCGCTCCAGCTGCGGGAGGAGCAGGCGCCAATGCCCGGAG ccctgagcaggaaggagggtttcctgctcctctccctgcacAACCGCCTGCGCAGCCGGGTGCACCCCCCTGCGGCCAACATGCAGAGACTG GACTGGAGTGAGAGCCTAGCCCGACAGGCTCAGGCCAGGGCAGCCCTCTGTGGCGTCCCAGCCTCAAGCCGGGTGCCCCCTCAGGGGACCACTTCACAGGTGGGCTGGAATGtgcagctgctgcctgtgggcgTGGCATCCTTCGTCCACGTGGTGGGCCTGTGGTTTGCAGAAGGCCAGCGGTACAGCCATGAGGCGGCGGAGTGTGCTCTCAATGCCACCTGCACCCACTACACTCAG CTCGTGTGGGCCACCTCGAGCCAGCTAGGCTGTGGGCATCATTCCTGCTCTGGGGACCAGGCCGGGATGGAAGCCTTTGTCTGTGCCTACTTTCCTGG AGGCAATTGGGAGGTCAACGGGCAGCCAATCGTCCCCTATAAGAAGGGCGCCTGGTGTTCTCTCTGCACGGCCAGCGTCTCGGGCTGCTTCAAAGCCTGGGACCATGCAGGGGGGCTCTGTG AGGTCCCCAGGAATCCTTGTCGCATGAGCTGCCGGAACAACGGACAGCTCAACGTCAgcacctgccactgccactgtccCCCCGGCTACACAGGCAGATTCTGCCAAG TGCGGTGCAGCATGCAGTGCGTCCACGGCCGGTTCCGGGAAGAGGAGTGCTCCTGTGTCTGTGATGTCGGCTATGGGGGAGCCCAATGTGCCA CCAAGGTGCACTTTCCCTTCCACACCTGTGACCTGAGGATCGATGGAGACTGCTTCATGGTGTCTTCAGAGGCAGACACCTATTACGGAGCCAAGATGAAATGCCAG GGAAAGGGCGGGGTCCTCGCCCAGATTGAGAGCCAGAAAGTACAGGACATCCTCGCCTTCTACCTGGGCCGCCTAGAGACTACCAACGAGGTGACTGACAGCGACTTTGAGACCAGGAACTTCTGGATCG GGCTCACCTACAAGACCGCTAAGGACGCCTTCCGCTGGACCACTGGGGAGCACCAGTCCTTCACCAGCTTTGCCTTTGGGCAGCCTGACAACCAGGG GTTTGGCAACTGCGTGGAGCTGCAGGCCTCGGCCGCCTTCAACTGGAACGACCAACGCTGTAAAACCCGAAACCGCTACATCTGCCAGTTTG CTCAGGAGCACATTTCCCGGTGGGACCCAGGGCCCTGA